The genomic DNA ATTGCTTACATTGAAGACGATGAGCTGGTGGAAGTGACCCCATCTGCCATCCGCCTGCGTAAGCGGTATCTGGACCCCAACGAACGTAAAAAGCGCGGCAAGAAAGCAGACTGATTCGATTCTGTAACTTGTGGGCTGCCCAGCGTTTGGGCGGCCTGTAAGTGTGGCGCGTTTGTGGTGTGGGCGTATTTTTTTCGGTTACACCATTTTGTCACATGCAGAGCGTTTAAAGCGTTTTTTCCTATAAAAACCGCCTGTTATTGGGCGGTTTTTTAGGTTTTGCCAATGCCAATATGGCTGGTTTACGGCTGTCAAGTGGCGGGGTGATGATATGTGCAAAGATTGCACAAATTTTAGCTCAAGACGCTGTGCTTTTGCCGTGATAATAAGCAAAACATAAACCGGTCTATGTGCTGGATGCAGGGTTGTCCTGCATGAGGCGGATTGGACCACAGGTTTTTGGAGACATTCTATGATTTCTCGTCGTCTGCTTGCGGCTCTGTCCACCGTTGCCCTGCTGGACGCTGCTGCTCCTTCCTTCGCTCAGGAAGCTGCACCTCCTGCTCCTCCCGCTGCTAGTGGCCCAGAAGCTGGTGCTCAGGTCCCAGAAGGCGCTGGCCCGGCTGCTGAAGAAGCTGGCCGCACGGAAGAAAGCAAAGGTGCTGCTGCGCATAAGGGCAAGCACAAAGGTGGCAAGCACCACGGCAAGAAGAAGTCCGCAGCTCCGGCTTCTGACTCTTCTTCCGAATCTGCTCAGTAATAACCCGGCAGAAAGGGGCACTGCGTTACAGGCGCGGTGCTTCCTGCCTGCTGTGGCGTAAAGCTGCAGAATACAAAAAGGCCGCTGGTAGTATCTGCCACCGCGGCCTTTTTTGTGTCTCATGTATGAAAGGCTGTTTTTTATAAACAGGGTGGATCAGCGGCATAGCGGGCGGGCAATTTTATAGCGGCAAGCCTGTGCGTGTGCAGCTTGCCACCATAGTTTTGCGCCACAGCGGGCATAAACACCGCGCCAGCTTAGTTATACCGGCTGATGGAAAGATCCAGCGCCGGAATATCGGGCTTTTTGTCGTGCACAAGGTCTGCAATCAGGCGGCCGGAACCACAGGCCATTGTCCAGCCCAAGGTGCCGTGGCCGGTGTTTAGCCACAGGTTTTTAAAGGCGGGCACAGGGCCAATAACAGGTGTGCCATCTGGCGTGCAGGGGCGTAGGCCCGTCCAGTATGTTGCGGCGGTAAGGTCTCCCCCACCAAACAGTTCTGAAAAAGAAAGTTCCAGTGTTTCACGCCGGTCTGGGCTGAGCTTCTGGCTGTAGCCCGTCAGTTCCGCTGTGCCACCCACCCGGATGCGGTTGCCAAGCCGCGTAATGGCCAGCTTGTAGGATGTATCATTCACAGTGGATGTGGGGGCGTGGGTTTCATCCGTAAGGGGCAGGGTGAGGGAATAGCCTTTTACGGGGTAAACCGGCAGATGCACGCGCAACGGGCGCAGCAGCAGCGGGCTATAGCTGCCCATGGCCACAATATAGGCATCACCCCGGAAGTGCCCGGCACTGGTGCGCACAGACATAATCTCGTCCGCCGCAGCATCCAGCCTCAGAATGGTGGTGTCATATACAAACTTCACACCTTTGGCCTCTGCCATGCGGGCCAGCCTTTGGGTGAAGATGTGTGCATCGCCCGATTCATCACCGGGTAAATACAGCCCACCCGTAAGCAGGTGTTTGGCATGGGCTAGGCCGGGCTCGTGCTCCAGAACCTGATCCACCGCCAAAAGCTGGTGCGGAATGTTGGCTTCTGCCAGTAGGCGCATATCGTGCTGGGCGGTATCTATCTGCTTATTGGTGCGGAAAAGCTGGATCAGCCCGCGCTGCCTGTCATCATACGTAATGCCGGTTTCAGTACGCAGGGCATCCAGACAATCGCGGCTGTATTCGGCAATGCGCAACATGCGGGATTTGTTGATATCATACGCATGGGCATTACAGTTTTTTAAAAGCTGTTCCATCCAGCGCAGCATGGCCAGATCAAACCGTTTGCGAATAACCAGCGGGCTGGTTTTGGGGTGCAGCATCCACTTTGCAGCCTGAAGCGGCAGGCCGGGAGAAGCCCAAGGCGTGGAATATCCGGGGGAAACCTGCCCCGCATTGGCAAATGATGTTTCAAGCGCTGGGGCGGGCTGGCGGTCTATAACCGTGACTTCATGCCCAAGGCTGGCCAGATACCAGGCCGATGTCACCCCGATAACGCCAGCGCCGAGAATGATGACTTGCACGGTTTTATCCTTATTAAAAAGGTAAATGGATCAGGCAGGCACCATAGCTTGCTGCGCCCAACCGCGCCAGAACCCGTAAGGGAACTGCTATGGTGCACGCTGTATGGAGATATGCGCGAGCAGAGCAAAAACTCCATTATAAAAAATGGCGGCATGTTGTGCCTGCTTTGGGCCATGCCGCCATAAGCGTATTGGTTTTAGGCGGGCACACCTTTGCTGGTGGAATATTCAAAGTGCAGCGCCTGATCCGGGTTCACGATGGGGTAAATAGCGTGGGCTGCCATGGCGGCTTCGCTAAACCCTTGCAAAATCAGCTTCAGCTTGCCGGGGTAGGTGGCCACATCGCCCACGGCAAACACGCCCGGCAGGCTGGTTTCACAGCTTGAAGGTGTTACGGGAATGGTGGCGCGCATGGTATCCATACCCCACCGCGCCACAGGCCCCAGATCTGTTGCCAGCCCAAAGAAAGGCAGCAGCACATCGGCTTCCAGCATACGGGTGGCACCATCCAGATCAGCCACTTCTACACCTTCCAGCGCGCCGTTTTGGCCGCGCAGGGCATGGAGCTGATAGGGCACAACTTTTTCAATCTGCCCGGCGGCTACGGCCTCATCCAACTGGCGCAGGCTTTCTGGCGCACCACGGAACCTGTCGCGCCGATGCACGAGGTACAGCTTTTCGGCATTATCTTTAAGGGAAAGCGCCCAATCCAGCGCAGAATCGCCGCCGCCAGCAATGACGATACGGCGGCCTGCAAAATCGGCTTTGCGGCGCACGTAATATTGCACGGCCCCGGTATCTTCAAACGCTTCCAAACCTTCTAGCGGCGGACGGTTGGGGCCAAATGCACCTGCACCAGCGGCAATAATAATGGCCTTGGCTTTCAGCATCGTGCCTTGGTTGGTGCCCAGCGTAAAGTTGCCCCGGTGGCCTTCAAGGCTTTCCGCCCGGTGCTTGAGCAGGCGCGGGATGTTGAAAGGGGCAATCTGTTCTTCCAGCCGGGCAATAAGCTGCGCGCCTTCTACCGCAGGGCAGGCGGGAATATCGTAAATCGGCTTTTCTGGATACAGGGCTGCACATTGGCCGCCCACTTCTGGCAGCACATCAATCAACACACATTTCAGCCGCAGCATGGCGCACTGAAAAGCGGCAAAAAGCCCGGCTGGGCCAGCGCCAATTATGGCTACGTCTGTTTCTGCTGGCGTATCAGTCATGGCGTGGCGTGATGCTCCCTTATCTGGTTAAATTAAAATACAGTTTCTGTTTTGCGCCAGCACGGGCCGGTGCGCAATGGCCTAGAATAAGCAACACCCCGAAGCAGAAATTTGCTTCGGGGTGTGCATATGTGCTCATGGTAAAAAGACGTGCGGCAGAAAAATCAGCCCTTAGCCAAGGCCTGCTTGAGTTTTTCATCCAGCACATCAAGGAAAGGCTGCGTGTCTAGCCACTTGGTGCCGTTGCCAACCAATAGCGCCAGGTCCTTGGTCATCTGCCCACCTTCAACGGTATCTACGCACACTTTTTCCAGCGTGTTGGCAAAGTGCACAATGTCTGGCGTATCATCAAAGCGGCCGCGATAAGCCAGCCCACGTGTCCATGCAAAAATGGAGGCGATAGGGTTGGTGCTGGTGGGCTTGCCTTTCTGATGCTCACGGTAATGGCGGGTTACGGTGCCATGCGCGGCTTCGGCCTCCACCA from Acetobacter ascendens includes the following:
- a CDS encoding D-amino acid dehydrogenase encodes the protein MQVIILGAGVIGVTSAWYLASLGHEVTVIDRQPAPALETSFANAGQVSPGYSTPWASPGLPLQAAKWMLHPKTSPLVIRKRFDLAMLRWMEQLLKNCNAHAYDINKSRMLRIAEYSRDCLDALRTETGITYDDRQRGLIQLFRTNKQIDTAQHDMRLLAEANIPHQLLAVDQVLEHEPGLAHAKHLLTGGLYLPGDESGDAHIFTQRLARMAEAKGVKFVYDTTILRLDAAADEIMSVRTSAGHFRGDAYIVAMGSYSPLLLRPLRVHLPVYPVKGYSLTLPLTDETHAPTSTVNDTSYKLAITRLGNRIRVGGTAELTGYSQKLSPDRRETLELSFSELFGGGDLTAATYWTGLRPCTPDGTPVIGPVPAFKNLWLNTGHGTLGWTMACGSGRLIADLVHDKKPDIPALDLSISRYN
- a CDS encoding NAD(P)/FAD-dependent oxidoreductase, producing MTDTPAETDVAIIGAGPAGLFAAFQCAMLRLKCVLIDVLPEVGGQCAALYPEKPIYDIPACPAVEGAQLIARLEEQIAPFNIPRLLKHRAESLEGHRGNFTLGTNQGTMLKAKAIIIAAGAGAFGPNRPPLEGLEAFEDTGAVQYYVRRKADFAGRRIVIAGGGDSALDWALSLKDNAEKLYLVHRRDRFRGAPESLRQLDEAVAAGQIEKVVPYQLHALRGQNGALEGVEVADLDGATRMLEADVLLPFFGLATDLGPVARWGMDTMRATIPVTPSSCETSLPGVFAVGDVATYPGKLKLILQGFSEAAMAAHAIYPIVNPDQALHFEYSTSKGVPA